One Fictibacillus halophilus genomic window, AGCTCCCGAGATCATCCAAATGTACCGTGCGTATGATTTTGTTTTTTGTACCTGTATCCCTAAATCCAGCGCAGCATAAGAAGCAATTACTGCAATAATGATAGATAGAGAGACAAGCGGAATATGATATGTACTAGTAACGGCGTCCATTTATAGAAACTCTCCTTGTATATGAATCAAAAATACTTTACTTATTCTATATCGGTAAAATATTTACCGTATTAAGAGAGGTAATCATAATATTTTTAAACAGTTGTTTAACTCTATAGATTACCCTGTAGCTCTAGATTGTTATTGCATACTTTAAAAGGAAAATTATGTATAATAAAAGGATACTGGAAATAAAAGTTAAACTTGATTATAAGGAGTGGTTTTATGGTGTTAAAAAGAAATGCTGGTATACTTTCAATTCTTTTTTTATTAATCGCAGGATCTCCAATCATTCTGGCTGCATATAGTCAATTCATTGCGGACTATATGTTTCCTATTTTTTTCACTTTTATCGTCTTATCTTTGTTATTGGCTTTTTACGCGAAAAAAGGATTATCAAAACGGATAGCTACAACTCTCGTTTTTGGATTCATAAGCTTTGCCGCTCTCTTTTATCTAGGCATGCATATCTTCTGGTCAAAACCTTAAACAAGTAGAGTAACAGGAGGAATTCATCATGTTTTTTGGAATGCCTTTTCTTATTAGCATGGTTCCAGGCGTAATCGTCCTCTTTCTTACATGGTGGCTAAGAAAAAAGAACGTCTCTTTGTTCATCAAGCTTTTACCTAGTATAGGAACGGTGATTAGCTCCTTTGCCATTCTTTATGTAAGTTTAGAGTTCATTCGTGGTTTTGAAGGAGCAGGTTATGGAGTCCTGGCGTTTTTCTTACTTTGTTATGGAGTTGCCGCTTATTTCCTTGCTACAAAAAGAATCACCGTCATTCCAAACACAAAAAAAGGATAACCTGGCTCAAACCCCAGGTCATCCTCACCTTTTCCAGCCGTTTTACCCCAAACGAAACACAATCCCATGCCCGCCTTTTGGATATTCCCACTTGATGTTTTGATGCGGACACCCGATTCGGCAGCTTCCGCACTCGTGACAGCCCTCGTATCCTACGTGCATCCGAATCTCTTCCCACTTATACACTTCTGCCGGACAGAAAATCGTGCAGATTTTATCAGGACAGTGGTTCAAACACACATCGGCATCCATAACGGTGAGATGTGACTTTGTGTCTGCGTTAAAACGAACGAGATACTGTTTTTCTTCGATGCTCTGACACTTTCTTTCGCTCATTTACTTCATCACCTTCCACGCCCGGTACGCGTCACGAGCTAGTTTGAATTTCTCTCCAGCCGTTCCTACATCACGCCAAATTTTCTTCTGTTTCTCCCATTTTGATGAGCCATCGACCGTAAACATCTGGCTCGCCGCCTTGTTCACCATCGGAATGTACTTATCAAAATACTGAGGAAACTTATCAAAGTGATGCGTCGAATCTTTATACTTTTTCATATCCTGACCGACAAAACTGCTCATCAAACGCGTTTTATAATGATTGAGTGTAGCTTCCGAATAGTCGTCGCGTTCTTTTGCGAGGAGAACCGCTTCAGCTGCGAACTGACCGGACTTCATGGCAAGGTTTGATCCTTCCCGGTGGATGGCATTCACGAGCTGGGCGGCATCACCAACAACGAGCACCCCGTTCCCGGCTACTTTTGGCATCGATTTGTAGCCACCTTCTGGAATCATGTGCGCCAAATACTCGACAGGTTCGCCGCCCGCAATATAAGGGCGGATCATCGGATGATTCTTCACATATTCCAAG contains:
- a CDS encoding YesK family protein, with the protein product MFFGMPFLISMVPGVIVLFLTWWLRKKNVSLFIKLLPSIGTVISSFAILYVSLEFIRGFEGAGYGVLAFFLLCYGVAAYFLATKRITVIPNTKKG
- a CDS encoding ferredoxin family protein is translated as MSERKCQSIEEKQYLVRFNADTKSHLTVMDADVCLNHCPDKICTIFCPAEVYKWEEIRMHVGYEGCHECGSCRIGCPHQNIKWEYPKGGHGIVFRLG